The Nitrosomonas cryotolerans ATCC 49181 genome includes a window with the following:
- a CDS encoding NAD+ synthase gives MKVAIAQINCTVGDLAGNSTKILEAVHQAKQAGADLIITPELALSGFPPLDLLLRESFCSACEDTLAKLVNEIQDITLVLGHPSYQADKLFNAASVIRNGEVIAAHYKNKLSHSPFFNEQYYFDTGSCSDTFELAGIRFGINICADFWQGNTQTNPKHHDIDILLVLSASSYHIDKQVSRYQVTRQYIHENTIAVIHTNLVGGQDELVFDGASFAMNKKGELTHQLGEFVETLGLIDIQNRQFTTEKLAPAQSSIASTYQALCLGVKDYIVKNRFPGVLVGLSGGIDSALTLAIAVDALGADKVQTVMMPSQYTADISVQDAHKIADLLGVRHHVCDIQSLFHLFLDTFSAKFQIQPTTMNTNTTQENLQARIRGTLLMALSNQSGSLVLTTGNKSEMATGYCTLYGDMAGGFAVLKDISKTMVYQLCQYRNQPKAVIPERIIQRAPSAELRPNQTDQDSLPPYEVLDVIIEAYVERNLSASEIIAMGYAEADVRHIIHLIHANEYKRRQAPLGIRITHCDFGKSWQYPITSRYIG, from the coding sequence ATGAAAGTTGCTATTGCTCAGATCAATTGTACAGTTGGTGATCTTGCCGGCAATTCAACCAAAATCCTGGAGGCTGTCCATCAAGCAAAACAGGCGGGCGCAGATCTTATTATTACGCCAGAACTTGCATTATCCGGATTTCCACCACTAGATTTACTACTACGCGAATCATTTTGCAGCGCCTGCGAGGATACGCTGGCAAAATTGGTGAATGAAATACAGGATATTACACTCGTACTGGGTCATCCAAGTTATCAGGCAGATAAACTTTTCAATGCAGCTTCGGTAATACGTAATGGTGAGGTGATTGCAGCTCACTATAAAAATAAGCTCAGTCACTCTCCTTTTTTTAACGAGCAGTACTATTTTGATACAGGAAGCTGTTCTGACACATTTGAATTAGCAGGCATCCGGTTTGGTATCAACATATGCGCTGATTTCTGGCAAGGTAATACCCAAACCAATCCCAAGCACCATGACATCGATATATTACTGGTTCTCAGCGCGTCATCCTACCATATCGACAAACAAGTCTCACGCTATCAGGTAACACGTCAATATATTCATGAGAATACGATCGCCGTCATTCACACTAATTTGGTCGGCGGGCAGGATGAGCTGGTTTTCGACGGCGCTTCTTTTGCGATGAATAAAAAAGGAGAACTGACACATCAACTGGGTGAATTCGTGGAAACCCTTGGCCTGATCGATATTCAGAACAGGCAATTCACAACGGAAAAGCTTGCGCCCGCACAATCATCAATAGCCAGCACTTACCAGGCCCTATGTCTTGGCGTTAAGGACTATATTGTTAAAAACAGATTCCCGGGTGTATTGGTGGGGCTTTCAGGTGGAATTGACTCGGCACTGACACTCGCCATTGCGGTGGATGCACTGGGTGCGGATAAAGTACAGACTGTCATGATGCCTTCCCAATATACGGCGGATATCAGCGTACAGGATGCGCACAAGATCGCTGATCTACTGGGTGTGCGGCATCATGTATGCGATATTCAATCGCTATTTCATCTATTTCTGGATACGTTTTCGGCCAAATTCCAGATACAGCCAACCACTATGAATACCAACACTACTCAGGAAAATCTACAAGCACGCATACGTGGCACGCTACTCATGGCACTTTCAAATCAATCCGGTTCTCTTGTACTCACCACTGGCAACAAATCTGAAATGGCAACCGGCTACTGCACACTGTATGGCGATATGGCAGGCGGCTTCGCGGTGTTAAAAGATATCAGCAAAACAATGGTTTATCAGCTGTGTCAGTACCGCAATCAACCGAAAGCGGTCATTCCAGAACGGATTATTCAGCGCGCACCCTCAGCTGAACTGCGCCCCAATCAAACCGATCAGGACAGCTTACCTCCCTATGAGGTATTAGACGTCATTATCGAAGCCTATGTCGAGAGAAATTTATCTGCGAGCGAAATTATAGCCATGGGCTATGCTGAAGCTGATGTGCGGCATATCATTCATCTAATCCATGCGAACGAATATAAACGTCGCCAGGCTCCGCTGGGTATTCGCATTACTCACTGTGACTTTGGTAAATCATGGCAATATCCCATCACATCGCGATATATCGGTTAA
- a CDS encoding ABC transporter permease: protein MNLLAIIGEALRALRLNRMRTGLTMLGMIIGVAAVVLMLSIGQGAQSKINQSIASMGSNLFIVLPGATSSGGLSFGSGSVKTLTMSDSQAIADLPTIEATGPVITGTAQLNFGANNWSTLITGTTPDYFKVGNWEIEIGTIFSESDLRAAARVAILGEITAKKLFGETDPIGKTIRITNRPFLVIGVLAAKGQSLSGRDQDDNVFIPLTTSERQITGNQFPGSIRYMLVQGESAAVMDEAESEITQLLRQRHRIASGMENDFTVRNLTAIAEVATGAARIMSLVLGAIASISLLVGGIGIMNIMLVSVTERTREIGIRMAIGANRRDILTQFLLEALMICSMGGLIGILLGIGGAWIVSQVADMLIVVTFGMVSLAFAFASIVGVFFGFYPAKKAAALKPVEALRYE, encoded by the coding sequence ATGAACCTACTTGCCATTATCGGTGAAGCGCTACGCGCGCTACGCCTTAACCGCATGCGCACCGGATTAACCATGCTCGGTATGATCATTGGAGTAGCGGCCGTAGTGTTAATGCTGTCCATTGGCCAGGGTGCACAATCCAAAATCAACCAATCGATTGCTTCAATGGGAAGTAATTTATTTATCGTATTACCAGGTGCCACTTCCTCAGGTGGCTTAAGTTTTGGTAGCGGTAGCGTCAAAACTCTGACCATGAGTGACTCACAAGCCATTGCAGATTTACCTACAATTGAAGCAACAGGACCGGTCATAACAGGCACAGCCCAACTCAATTTCGGCGCTAATAACTGGAGCACGCTTATTACAGGAACAACGCCTGATTATTTTAAGGTGGGGAACTGGGAAATAGAAATAGGCACTATTTTCTCAGAATCAGATTTACGGGCTGCTGCCCGCGTAGCCATTCTGGGTGAAATCACTGCAAAAAAACTATTTGGCGAAACAGATCCGATCGGTAAAACCATACGCATCACGAATCGCCCTTTTTTGGTTATCGGTGTACTCGCTGCCAAAGGACAGAGCCTAAGCGGCCGCGATCAGGATGATAACGTATTTATACCCCTGACAACCAGTGAACGGCAAATTACCGGAAATCAGTTTCCAGGATCCATACGGTACATGCTGGTACAAGGAGAATCCGCAGCGGTGATGGACGAAGCTGAATCCGAAATTACGCAGCTGCTTCGTCAACGGCATCGTATTGCATCGGGTATGGAAAATGATTTCACAGTACGCAATCTAACCGCGATTGCAGAAGTCGCGACGGGTGCGGCCAGGATCATGTCACTCGTCTTGGGAGCCATCGCTTCAATCTCGCTGCTGGTCGGTGGCATTGGCATCATGAACATCATGCTGGTATCGGTAACCGAGCGTACCCGCGAGATTGGCATCCGTATGGCCATTGGCGCTAACCGCCGCGATATCCTGACTCAATTTCTACTGGAAGCACTCATGATTTGCAGCATGGGGGGGCTGATTGGCATCCTACTCGGTATTGGGGGTGCCTGGATTGTCAGCCAGGTAGCCGATATGCTGATCGTCGTCACGTTCGGCATGGTGAGTCTGGCATTTGCTTTTGCTTCAATAGTAGGCGTATTCTTCGGTTTTTATCCGGCCAAAAAAGCAGCCGCACTTAAACCCGTCGAAGCGCTCCGGTATGAATAA
- a CDS encoding M48 family metalloprotease, translating to MRLYYLIIALPLLLPANIFAHELPDLGDVSQATISPRQERQIGLQIMRQIRTDPSYLDDPEITSYLNNLGHKLIAGSGAAHPDQSFEFFALQDPSINAFALPGGFMGFNSGLIIAAQSESELAGVMAHEIAHVTQKHLARMISGQKYSMLTSLAALAVAIIAARSNPQAGHAVLATTQASAIQSQLDFTRKHEKEADRIGLNILVDAGFDPQGMPAFFERLQKAGRFHENGAPSYLRTHPLTFERIADIQNRTRELTYRQVPDSTDFQLIRAKLRAFQGNPKDAVLRFKTHLHDKRYTNEAVERYGLIVALLRDKKTSQANRELEQLYQLLQTNTVNTTLKNHSLGKTIRVEHKNILAGAMIETLAASVKLATGHIAEALNIYRTALNIYPQHRALIHGYAAALLQNQQTETALEFINKQLQFAHDDIHLYRLQAQSYAVLGNDMLKHRAQAEVYARQGQLTDAIEQLQIALQHNNRNFYQLSSVEARLKQLQAKVADEKE from the coding sequence ATGAGATTATACTATCTGATCATCGCGCTACCGCTTCTCTTGCCAGCAAATATTTTTGCGCATGAGTTACCCGATCTGGGTGATGTATCACAGGCGACTATTTCACCGCGGCAGGAGCGACAGATCGGGCTGCAGATTATGCGCCAGATCCGTACTGACCCCAGTTATCTGGATGACCCGGAAATAACCAGCTATCTCAATAACCTGGGCCATAAACTGATAGCCGGTTCGGGTGCAGCTCACCCCGATCAATCATTTGAATTTTTTGCGCTACAAGACCCTTCCATTAATGCATTCGCCTTACCCGGCGGATTTATGGGCTTTAATAGTGGTCTGATTATTGCAGCACAAAGCGAATCTGAACTGGCAGGTGTCATGGCGCATGAAATTGCACACGTTACCCAAAAACACCTGGCACGCATGATCTCTGGGCAAAAATACAGCATGCTCACTTCGCTCGCGGCACTCGCTGTTGCAATCATTGCAGCACGTTCAAATCCGCAAGCAGGACATGCCGTTCTGGCCACCACTCAAGCCAGCGCTATCCAGTCACAGCTAGACTTTACCCGCAAGCACGAAAAAGAGGCAGATCGCATCGGTCTCAACATACTAGTGGATGCCGGATTTGACCCGCAGGGAATGCCGGCCTTCTTTGAACGATTACAGAAAGCCGGACGCTTTCATGAAAATGGGGCGCCCTCTTACCTGCGCACACACCCACTGACTTTCGAACGTATCGCAGACATTCAAAATCGCACCCGGGAACTAACTTATCGTCAGGTTCCTGATAGTACGGATTTTCAATTGATACGCGCCAAACTCCGCGCATTCCAAGGAAATCCCAAAGATGCGGTTCTGCGCTTCAAAACACACCTGCATGATAAACGTTATACCAATGAAGCCGTGGAGCGCTATGGCCTTATCGTTGCCTTATTACGCGACAAGAAAACAAGCCAGGCAAACCGGGAATTAGAGCAACTGTATCAGCTTCTCCAGACAAACACGGTAAACACAACACTTAAAAATCATTCACTTGGCAAGACCATCCGGGTAGAACATAAAAATATACTCGCCGGGGCCATGATTGAAACATTGGCCGCCAGCGTCAAACTGGCAACCGGCCATATTGCTGAAGCGCTCAATATTTATCGCACCGCCCTCAATATCTATCCACAACATCGTGCATTAATTCATGGCTACGCTGCTGCCTTGCTTCAAAATCAGCAAACCGAAACAGCCCTTGAATTTATCAATAAACAATTACAATTTGCGCATGATGATATCCACCTTTACAGATTACAAGCACAAAGCTATGCTGTACTGGGAAACGATATGCTAAAACATCGTGCACAGGCAGAAGTATACGCTCGGCAAGGACAGCTGACTGACGCTATTGAACAATTACAAATTGCATTACAACATAATAATCGTAATTTTTATCAGTTATCCAGTGTGGAAGCACGCCTCAAACAATTGCAGGCGAAAGTTGCTGATGAAAAGGAATAA
- a CDS encoding alpha/beta hydrolase family protein, with the protein MLCFTGSGWTMGLALEKTVCGIREPVIFWFWSSLAGAPRPARIANLSNAESISVSTTDGRMLQGYRLRATSSERDPGTGAKGYLLVAQGNAMLADQVLSSFTEFSQAGIDVYIFDYRGYGRSEGKPRFKAIVNDYQAVIAYLDSKHYSTRLFYGMSFGGIVLLNALNGTTEDSAIVIDSTPSRLSDYGCPQTYDPVENLPEDASNLLLITGLIDAVVKPVRSEELVELARARGAAVMIDPEMAHPFMDQNRSVHTRRIRAVKSFLLKEAMAD; encoded by the coding sequence ATGTTATGTTTTACTGGTTCCGGGTGGACAATGGGATTGGCGCTGGAAAAAACAGTATGTGGTATCAGGGAACCTGTTATTTTCTGGTTCTGGAGCAGCCTGGCGGGTGCGCCGAGACCGGCGCGCATAGCGAATCTTTCTAACGCTGAGTCTATTTCCGTTTCAACTACGGATGGTCGAATGCTGCAAGGGTATCGGCTGAGAGCTACGTCGTCCGAACGTGATCCGGGCACCGGTGCGAAAGGTTATTTGTTGGTGGCACAAGGCAATGCGATGCTGGCTGATCAGGTACTGAGCAGTTTTACAGAATTTTCTCAAGCCGGTATTGATGTTTATATTTTTGATTATCGCGGTTATGGCAGATCAGAGGGAAAACCCAGATTTAAAGCCATTGTGAATGACTACCAGGCGGTTATAGCCTACCTGGATTCAAAACACTATTCAACCCGTCTTTTTTATGGGATGTCTTTTGGCGGCATTGTATTGTTGAATGCATTAAATGGCACGACAGAGGATAGCGCGATAGTGATCGATTCGACACCCAGTCGATTATCAGATTACGGTTGCCCGCAAACGTACGATCCGGTTGAAAATTTACCGGAAGATGCCTCAAATCTATTATTGATCACTGGCCTGATAGACGCTGTTGTTAAACCGGTGCGGTCAGAGGAATTGGTTGAGTTAGCTAGGGCTCGAGGAGCAGCTGTTATGATCGATCCTGAAATGGCGCATCCGTTTATGGATCAGAACAGGTCAGTACATACCCGGCGCATCAGGGCCGTCAAGTCATTTCTATTAAAAGAGGCCATGGCTGATTAA
- a CDS encoding CapA family protein codes for MMNHRQFLTMGLSGLTGTMPGLWLYDTWARKRGANLQHTDTMNQIQPHSDKEPDNLVLFLCGDVMTGRGIDQILAHPNKPVLHESYMISTLSYVALAESVSGSIPRSVDLAYIWGDAIAEFDRVRPDLKIINLETAVTQSDDYWLDKGIHYRMYPCNLPCIAAAGTGLFYADSQQPWL; via the coding sequence ATGATGAACCACCGTCAATTTCTGACTATGGGCCTCAGTGGATTGACTGGCACAATGCCTGGTCTCTGGTTATATGATACCTGGGCCCGCAAACGTGGTGCTAACTTACAACATACGGATACGATGAATCAGATCCAACCCCATTCTGATAAAGAGCCAGATAATCTGGTTTTGTTTTTGTGCGGTGATGTGATGACAGGCCGTGGTATCGATCAGATTTTGGCTCACCCCAATAAGCCAGTATTACATGAATCCTATATGATCAGCACCCTGAGTTACGTTGCATTGGCGGAAAGTGTGAGTGGTTCTATCCCGAGGTCAGTGGACCTCGCTTATATCTGGGGAGATGCCATCGCTGAGTTTGACCGAGTCAGGCCTGATTTGAAAATCATCAATCTGGAAACTGCTGTCACGCAAAGTGATGATTACTGGCTGGATAAAGGGATACATTATCGCATGTATCCTTGTAATTTACCGTGTATTGCAGCTGCTGGCACTGGCTTGTTTTATGCTGATTCGCAGCAACCATGGCTATGA
- a CDS encoding exopolysaccharide biosynthesis protein translates to MKNNEHTTSDLLEIVVAVNTQESMTVGEIKNALHERGFGILMAIAALPLCLPIPVPPGYTTFFSIPLFIFSVQMIFGMGSPWLPAWIERKQIKHTNLEKLVVKANPWLRKIEARMQPRLTYIGAHMWERVIGIFSFVFAVSIAVPFPLTNFLPGWGILIMSLGLLNKDGLTMLVGMIIGTIGVGITMIILVFLWMGISVPSFY, encoded by the coding sequence ATGAAGAATAATGAGCATACCACTTCTGACTTGCTCGAAATAGTCGTCGCAGTCAACACACAAGAAAGTATGACAGTAGGTGAAATCAAGAATGCACTGCATGAACGTGGATTTGGTATTTTAATGGCGATCGCCGCTTTACCACTCTGTCTCCCGATACCTGTTCCGCCAGGCTATACTACCTTTTTTTCCATACCACTCTTCATTTTCTCGGTACAAATGATCTTTGGTATGGGTTCGCCATGGTTACCCGCCTGGATAGAAAGAAAACAAATCAAGCACACCAATCTTGAGAAGCTGGTCGTCAAGGCAAATCCATGGCTACGTAAAATTGAAGCCCGCATGCAACCACGACTCACTTATATCGGTGCACATATGTGGGAAAGAGTTATCGGTATTTTTTCCTTTGTATTTGCGGTCTCGATTGCCGTCCCATTTCCTTTGACCAATTTTCTACCAGGCTGGGGAATACTCATTATGTCGCTCGGACTACTCAATAAGGATGGGCTTACTATGTTAGTTGGCATGATCATCGGTACGATTGGTGTGGGGATCACCATGATCATTCTGGTTTTTTTATGGATGGGCATATCTGTTCCATCATTCTATTAG
- a CDS encoding efflux RND transporter periplasmic adaptor subunit, which translates to MPIFSSKRFFIILILSTAVAVFWYRYDKTGSDQNQYKTGKIDRGDIVQTIAANGTLTPVVLVNVGTQVSGTVSKLYVDFNDEVKTGQVLAELDPALLRAQLYQSEANLLSAQATLKLAQSKLKRNRILMEKGFISIDALDVIEQELDIARAQIAANKAQVARDRANLNYSIIKSPISGVVIARDVDIGQTVAANFQTPILFQIAKDLRQMQINISVAEADIGQLHIDQLINFTVDAFPERQFTGLVKQVRLNPSIQENVVTYNVVAMVSNDDGVLLPGMTANIQFIVHQRNRVLRVPNAALRYKPKEQDNGDTMEHSDKPVLYRLENDKPVPVKVTTGITDSSFTEIIGGAIQADDRVIIREILAKKGSESKFRFGMF; encoded by the coding sequence ATGCCCATATTCAGCAGCAAACGATTCTTCATCATTCTAATTCTATCAACCGCTGTCGCTGTTTTCTGGTATCGCTATGACAAGACAGGATCCGATCAAAACCAATATAAAACCGGCAAAATTGATCGAGGTGATATTGTACAAACAATTGCGGCTAACGGCACTTTGACGCCGGTAGTCTTGGTTAATGTTGGCACACAAGTCTCAGGAACAGTATCCAAATTATATGTCGATTTCAATGATGAAGTTAAAACAGGCCAGGTATTAGCGGAACTCGACCCGGCATTACTTCGGGCACAATTATATCAATCAGAGGCCAATCTTCTGAGCGCCCAGGCAACATTAAAGCTGGCTCAAAGCAAACTGAAGCGTAATCGCATACTTATGGAAAAGGGGTTCATCTCCATTGATGCACTGGATGTCATTGAGCAGGAACTGGATATAGCGCGTGCACAAATCGCAGCCAACAAAGCACAGGTTGCACGCGATCGCGCAAATCTCAATTACAGCATTATCAAATCGCCCATTTCCGGTGTAGTCATTGCACGCGATGTGGATATCGGACAAACGGTTGCAGCTAATTTCCAGACGCCTATATTATTCCAAATTGCCAAGGATTTACGGCAAATGCAAATTAATATCAGTGTTGCTGAAGCGGATATCGGTCAGTTACATATTGACCAACTCATCAACTTTACGGTCGATGCCTTTCCAGAACGTCAATTTACCGGCTTGGTCAAGCAGGTACGCCTTAACCCCAGCATCCAGGAAAATGTCGTAACCTATAATGTAGTCGCGATGGTCAGCAATGATGATGGCGTATTACTCCCCGGCATGACGGCTAATATTCAATTTATCGTCCATCAAAGAAATCGGGTGCTGCGCGTACCGAATGCCGCCTTACGTTACAAACCTAAAGAACAGGATAATGGCGATACAATGGAACATTCGGATAAACCCGTACTTTATCGCTTGGAGAATGACAAACCTGTTCCAGTCAAGGTTACAACAGGGATAACAGATAGCAGTTTTACAGAAATTATCGGGGGAGCAATTCAGGCGGATGACCGCGTTATTATACGTGAGATTCTCGCCAAGAAAGGATCAGAAAGTAAATTCAGATTTGGAATGTTCTAA
- a CDS encoding ABC transporter ATP-binding protein, with translation MLPVHPDTVPEILIKVAQLNKSYTLGNHTHGPTICNQVLFDINIDIKAGEFVAIMGHSGSGKSTLMNILGCLDTPTSGDYWLSGRNIAALPNDELARIRNRNIGFVFQGFNLLKRMTALDNVAIPLLYAGINRTISRQRALDLLHRTGLGKFAQHHPNQLSGGQQQRVAISRALINQPQLILADEPTGNLDSQTSREIMTLFEQLNREQGMTIVLVTHEDDIATYANRLIRLKDGHVIYDHNQRPGLPAD, from the coding sequence ATGCTACCCGTTCACCCAGATACCGTCCCAGAAATACTCATCAAAGTAGCACAGCTCAATAAAAGCTATACGCTAGGCAATCATACCCATGGGCCTACTATCTGCAATCAGGTATTATTTGATATCAATATCGACATCAAGGCGGGAGAATTCGTTGCCATCATGGGGCATTCCGGCTCCGGAAAATCAACCTTAATGAATATACTCGGCTGTCTTGATACGCCAACCAGTGGAGATTATTGGCTGTCAGGGCGTAACATTGCCGCACTTCCCAATGATGAACTGGCACGCATACGCAATCGCAATATCGGTTTCGTGTTTCAGGGATTTAATTTATTAAAACGTATGACGGCCTTAGATAATGTCGCAATCCCCTTGCTCTATGCGGGCATTAATCGGACAATCAGCCGTCAACGGGCACTGGATTTATTGCACCGCACGGGTTTAGGAAAGTTTGCCCAGCACCATCCCAATCAACTTTCCGGTGGACAGCAACAGCGCGTTGCAATTAGCCGCGCCCTGATCAACCAGCCGCAATTAATTCTTGCGGATGAACCGACTGGCAATCTGGACTCTCAGACCAGTCGCGAAATCATGACGTTATTTGAACAACTGAACCGTGAACAGGGAATGACAATCGTACTCGTTACACATGAGGATGATATTGCAACCTATGCCAATCGACTAATCCGTTTAAAGGATGGGCATGTCATTTATGACCATAATCAACGTCCCGGATTACCCGCAGACTAA
- the tnpB gene encoding IS200/IS605 family element RNA-guided endonuclease TnpB yields MEIKRAYKFRFYPTFEQETILAQTFGCARFVYNRMLRVRSDAWYTEKKRIGYHATSSLLTELKKEPEFEWLNKVSSVPVQQSLRHLQTAFGNFFAKRAKYPSFKSKHEKQSAEYTSSAFKWDGKSLKLAKMKDPLNIRWSRTLPKATKLTIATVSKDSAGRYHVSMLCDDSVARKPRVSGKVGIDLGLTHFAILSTGEKIASPNTLRKNETRLAKLQRKLSKKRKGSANRQKARLKVARLHAGIADARKDFLHKLSTRLVNENQVIAVESLAVSNMKKNRCLAKSISDAGWGEFVRQLEYKSLWYGRELVGIDRWYPSSKRCSGCGHTVNKMPLNVREWTCPECGSIHDRDINAARNVLAAGLAVSALGESISPVCI; encoded by the coding sequence ATGGAAATTAAGCGCGCATACAAATTCAGGTTTTACCCAACTTTTGAGCAAGAAACTATTCTGGCTCAAACATTCGGGTGTGCTCGGTTTGTCTATAATCGCATGTTGCGCGTTCGTTCTGATGCTTGGTATACCGAGAAAAAAAGAATCGGGTATCATGCTACCTCCTCTTTGTTGACCGAGTTAAAAAAAGAGCCTGAATTTGAATGGCTGAACAAAGTTTCCAGTGTTCCTGTGCAGCAATCTCTCCGCCACCTGCAAACGGCATTTGGTAATTTCTTTGCCAAACGAGCCAAATACCCGTCATTCAAAAGCAAGCATGAGAAGCAATCGGCTGAATACACGTCCAGCGCCTTCAAGTGGGACGGTAAGTCTCTGAAACTGGCGAAGATGAAAGATCCACTGAATATCAGATGGTCGCGCACCCTTCCTAAGGCAACAAAACTAACGATTGCAACAGTCTCTAAAGACTCAGCGGGTCGATACCATGTTTCTATGCTTTGCGACGACTCTGTTGCGCGAAAGCCAAGGGTTAGCGGCAAAGTCGGCATTGACTTAGGATTAACGCACTTCGCTATTCTTTCTACGGGCGAGAAGATTGCGTCTCCTAACACGCTACGAAAGAATGAAACCAGGCTTGCTAAGCTGCAACGCAAGCTATCTAAAAAGCGCAAAGGGTCGGCCAATAGACAAAAAGCCAGACTGAAAGTAGCGCGACTACATGCAGGAATTGCTGATGCTCGTAAAGACTTTCTACATAAACTCTCAACACGGCTAGTGAACGAAAACCAAGTGATAGCTGTAGAGTCTTTAGCTGTTAGCAATATGAAGAAAAATCGTTGCCTCGCAAAATCAATTTCCGATGCAGGATGGGGTGAATTTGTGCGGCAATTAGAATACAAGTCGCTGTGGTACGGGCGAGAGCTTGTAGGTATTGACCGATGGTATCCAAGCAGCAAACGCTGCTCGGGATGTGGGCATACCGTAAACAAGATGCCTTTGAATGTGCGTGAATGGACTTGTCCGGAATGCGGATCAATCCATGATCGAGACATCAACGCAGCGCGTAATGTTTTGGCCGCTGGACTGGCGGTGTCAGCCCTTGGAGAATCTATAAGTCCTGTTTGCATTTAG
- a CDS encoding helix-turn-helix domain-containing protein: MSKKRMQYSTEFKAKIALAAIRGEETVPQLAARYHIHPTQINSWKRHLIEKASDLFGKNSDANNKNKTSAQPRKFAVIMGEMSK, from the coding sequence ATGAGCAAGAAACGTATGCAATATTCAACAGAATTCAAAGCCAAAATAGCCTTGGCAGCAATACGTGGAGAAGAAACGGTACCACAACTAGCCGCTCGTTATCATATCCATCCTACGCAGATTAATAGCTGGAAACGTCATTTGATTGAAAAAGCCAGTGATTTGTTTGGCAAGAATAGTGACGCCAATAATAAGAATAAGACCTCTGCACAACCGCGTAAATTTGCTGTGATAATGGGAGAAATGTCCAAATGA